The following nucleotide sequence is from Sphaeramia orbicularis chromosome 24, fSphaOr1.1, whole genome shotgun sequence.
GTACACGGCTCATCCCTGTTTCTGACTACTGCCCACCACCTGCACAGCTTCAGCCAAGTGACATAAAACAACAAAGCAACACAAGTTTCTAGCAATGAAGAAACAGAGTTTAGTCTTTGAGTGATGAAAGCATAAAATATACATGGTAGTTTAGATGGAAAAGGCAGCAAACGATCTATTTGAGTACACAGTAAACAGGATGCCAGTTTCTCAACACTTAGAGTGGAGCAAGTCAGATCACATGGATAACACTTAATACACAAACATCAAAACCAGAGGTGGCTCTGATCCGGCAGCTTTGCATTCTACAATGTTTTGCACATGGCTAAGTTTAGGCAAACAGTGACGAGACTGTCAGactaaagccacttttacacagagatcccggaaaaaaggtgagatggtgattccaccttttttctaccattgaccgatttccacagccaagccaaaggagttaCTGAGGTGAGACAGactgcattccagaatcaaaggggcagtgacacaGTGACATATAAATTGTGCgccggaaataccccgagcacagcagtgttgctaacctctccagagttccacaaatgttagcatggatagtccTCTGCCTGAAGTGACAGCAGCTCGCAGATCTTGGCagctccccagttcgacatctttctggtcgtgttgatattttactgtacacagcccacactcatttttaaatccccttaGCAAGGGGGTCACatacgcaatacgtcatcaaaatgtcacaccttggttgtggaacgaaaggtgttccttttacagagCATTCTGGaaccatgattccacctttatcacagctctgttactacctccagaggcattataGAGTCATGATAGAGGTGGGTCCAAATTATCCCACcacttcatttacacagacgtcgttctggaataatggtgaaatattcccggaacagaagtaCTGTGTAAACAGGGGCTTAAATTTCCAGTTTGAGTTCGAAACATAGTGCATGAATAGCACCCTTTAAACAGCAACCGTGACACATGTACCATGTTTATCACACATATAGGAACTTGATAAACCTCCTCTCCCTATGTTCCATCTGTCTGGGGTGAGTCCCATCAATGGAATACTGATGTAAACACAATCCCTATGCCATAAAATTCCACACACCAGTAGACCTGCAAATGAGAAACTGCAAACAAAACTGGTTTAACGACTTGCTCCCAGCtttcatgtatgtatttatttcaactACAAATTTTAATTTTAGTAGATGAAAACAAGGTCTAAAAAACTAAATATTGTGTCatatttttagtattattattattattattaatggcaGGTTCAAAGAAGGTAAGATGAGTAAGTTGTGTAAGTTGAAAGAAATGTACTAGCAGGGACAACAATAAAATCTGCTGTACAAAATGAATGAGGTACTACTGGATGTGTCCTTGCATGTCTATGAGTGATTTCAAGCATCAGCAAGTCCCTAAACCAATGGGAACCTACAagatcaatcaataaatcaatcggCAGCAACACCGAAAACATGAAAGTTGCATGTCCGCAGTCACATGTTGTCATTGCAATTGCTTAAAGTTCcaggaaaaatacatttatccACTAACTTCCTTGACCCCGTGTATGTGGACATGCCTCAGTTTGTAGTAAAGTAGACAAGGGGGATTCTGGGTAGTGGAATCAAAACAAGGTTACAAGCAAACTAAGCTGAGTGAAGGACAGCGCAGAAACATGAGACCTTGAAATAACAGTAGTTTTGTTTCCTGACCAGATGTTCATGCTTTCACAGTATTTGCACACAGTTGACAAACTTGTGCCAACATGAGGCACaaaaactgagcataaaaactaatgaaaatcttttcatcatctttttttttgtcaacctTGCTGAATCTGTACTAAACTTCAGTCTGGGTTTCTTACCTCGTCACAGTCGCCTTCCACCATAGCATAGATGGCCTTCTTTACCAGATTAGTACCTGGAATAGATAGATTTGTTTTTATCAgcaaattaaggaaacaaaaaggattcatttttgtatttctttccaattattattatatattattataatttgaATTATTCTTTCAAATTTGAAGCATAGTGTGATACTCTAGCTCAAAGTGCTATCTAATGTCACCATTTGCATAAAGTGATTTGGTTACCAAAGAAATGTGGAGTTAATTTatgccaaaacaaaacatactttTCAAAAGTCCTATAGCTCATTAACAAACAGAACATTTTGCTAATACGTAAGACAATCAACAAACTGATGCACTTGCAAAACAAAACCTACTTATCAAATAAGTACACAGTACATTCCTAAAACAAAGCTTCATAAGCAACTACAGCACAATACAAATACAGTGATGGAtgcaatttttgttcattctttccACTGCGTTTGTGTGCTGATGATTTTGTCACATGTTCTGAGTAATTTGACCAAAATAGCATGAGGGTAATGTCAATTCTTCACTAAAAttctaaaaataaacataaaagggGTTAGATTATTTGGCTGAGCTGATTTCGGCAGAACTTGTCCCAACGTCACACCTTTTAAATGGCTCTATTTCCTACAAATGTGGCATTTATGGTAAAACTGTGAGCACAAACATGTTCTGATTCTGCCAAAAACcaaggataattttttttgtcttcatagaGTGTATTGTTTTGCACTTGTAGGATGCTGTAGCTGTGTCTAAAGCTTGATGTTTCCGTTACATGACATGCATTTTGAGTACACAACATCTCAAATACATTAGTGAAATACTTTTGTTTGTTCTACATTTGAAAACCATACTGTGTTGGTTATTGAATCATAGGCCATTTGCTAAacatgctttttttgtttgttaatcttTGACAGAAATTTAGCTCTGTAAAGTAAACACAAAAAGTGCTGCTGCAGAACTTAGTCCAAGTTCAGCAATTGGACATTCAAGGCTTAGAACTCACCAATACTTTTCCTTCTGTGTTTTGAGTCCACAGCCAACATAGCAATGTAACCACGACGGAACATCTTCTTGTGCATGTCGAGCTTACAAACAATTGCTCCGACACACTCCTGCTCCACCATGGCCTGTGACagggacaaaaacacacacaatcttCTAGTAGACCATCTACTGGGGTCGTCTTTGGTAGCCTTAGCCTAGCAACAGCTCCTGTCAATCTGCCAGTTCTGTCGGCTCTCTTTGTTAACCCCTGACCTTTATTTCAATACACTTCCTCTAATGTCACATGTGGCATTCCAGACAAACTGGAACTGGGATGTTTATGACCTTGAGGGTTGAGGAATAAATAGGGAAGGACACTCCTTCCCCAACACTGAAAACTATAACTCTGTAGGCACCACAGGATGCACCTTGTCAAAGCCCATAACTCTCTTTAAAGACTTTATTTTGGGCTTTCAATGTTTACAAGTGAATGTGCTAGATCAGTAAGTAAAGTAAACTGTCATAGATCAGCTGAGCTACATCAGTTAGTCTAGAGTGTAACACTTTAACAGAAAACAGGTTAGTCTTTGACCTCCTGACAAATTCCCACAATGTTGTGTCAGTCAAATTTCCCCATGTGTGTGTTTCTCACATCAGCCCTGCCTTTAAGACACACTGACAGATGATAAAATCTCTGAGAAAACAGACACACCCACGAGTGTAATGACAGTTAACCAGAATCCACGGGGTACATGATCTTAACCCACACATGAGTGAAATGCTACTGGTTCTCAGTGACAGGCTTGTAGTTATACTCACCAGAAAGCAGAGCTGCGGCCAGTTGTGGATGAAGTACCTGTATGTATAAATTGAATAAGGCTCAGACAAGTCCTTGGTGATCAGTCTCATGATCCACGGCATCTGTAGCTCGGATTCGTAGCGGACATAGCGAATGCCGTGGCTCTCCTCTTCCGCCCGGACGGCAGAACTGCCCAGGTCGAGCCGGGCCAGCTCCGCCGCCGGAGGCTGCTGTGTGTCAGCCGGACTCTCCTCTCCTGCGGGCCCGGCAGCGTCCGGCGCCTCGTCGCTCGGAGGTGTAAGGGGCTCCATGTGGTCAAACTCCTCTTTCCCTTCGTCCCCGGGGTGGCTGTGGGCCTCCTCAGTTCTAGTGAACCCCGGCATCCCGTTCATGCTATTGTTGACCAGAGGAGAGTGACTGCCGTTTTTGGAGAAGGGGCTGTGGCCTTCGTGTTGGCAATGCTCACTATTGTTTCTGACGGCTGGAGTCCCCTCGTTGCTGCCGCTGTCACAGTTGTCCACGGACGGTCTTGGATTGTCAGGCCGGTTTCCTGTGTGTTGGTGGCTGTCATCGTCCTCCGTGGGACTGGCCAAGCCGTTTAACTGCTGCTGCTCTCGGGCTTGCATTTTAAGGTGCAGTGCCGCCGGGCTAGCTCGCGCTAGCATGTTTTCCTGCTTCTTTTTGACCGACCCTTTCACCTCGGTAATCGGCAACGACTTCTTCCCTGTGCCGGCCGAAACACAGTCCCCTCTGTGGCAGGCCAGCTCTCCGTCTCTGCCCGCCGGCTCCGCGCTCCCTGCCCCGGGGAAAGGAGGAATTTCAGCCGGGGATGCAGGCAGTGCGCTACTAGGCCCAGGCGGCACTGTGGCCATCCCACCGCATTAAGGTGGAGATTCACGTTTTGAAAACGTTAAATACAATGTCATCCACAAGGCCAAAAGATTTACAAACACTATACAAGTTAATTCACCGAATATTGCATAAATCCGAGGATTTTTGAGGCGATAGCGTATCCGCTGGCGACGTTAGTCGCTGCTTTCTCCTCGATTTCcctgctgccgtaaagtgttgtCGCAGCGAACGCCATTGCAACGGCAGTCAGTTACATTTTACGACAGTGGTGTAACGCATGACAGATGAGGCCATCATGTCTCTGATCGCAGAGGGTTGTGTAAAGTCATTTATTGCAACaagttttaaacaaacaaacaaacaaaaaaagacactaGACAGTCTAAAGAACATGCGTTTTAGCACTACAGTGAAATACGAAAAAATACAATTTGTACCAAAGGGCCCGAAGGTCAAGAGTTGTAGTTATCTATTTTTTACCAGCAGAGGGAGCCGAGGTGAAGCAATCGCTTCAAAACCCTAACAGTATAATTTGTCCTGTAGATGTCGCCAGTAGATAATTGATTTATCCTTCTGTTTAGGCGCATCTTCAACCTTAAAAGTGAGTACAGTTTTCCTACAGATTTGATTTAGCTACCTAAGGTTTATTTTCAGAATGAAATCTGATATAAAGTTACGTATAGATGTTAATAAATTCTTTGGTGTTCTGATACACCTGTGAACCTTTGATTAAGTAACAAAGTTATCGGCTGTCACAGTATAAAGCCCAGATGTAAATACAATTGTTGGCACTCTAACCACATTTAATTACCAATGCTTTTGTTCGAAATATgacaaatgaaaattaaaaaaaagacctaATGGAGCTGTACAGGACACTGGACTGTAAACAGTTTGTTAGAATGGCCACTTTTATCCGGACCTTGGTGGTCGAATCCAAGTGTGTCCACATTATAACACGGCTTTATGATCCCACATCACGAACTAAACCAGGGGAATAGCCTGTATCAACAACGACTGAAACAGCAGATAGTATAGTATTCTATCAGCCAAAGTTCATCAGTGTCAAGGTATGATAGATGTTATTCAGCCTAGGTGGCAGTGTTGCTCTTTCCTATCCTTACACAGGTCAAGTTACCCCAAGGTAGATGAGAAGCTTCATGGCAAACACACAgtgtttagatagatagatagatagatagatagatagatagatagatagatagatagatagatagatagatagatagatagatagatagatagatagatagatagatagatagatagatagacagacagacagacaatcatAGTAAACTGGTCTCTTGTATAAACTTAAGTCACATAAGGAGATGCTGACACCTCCTGGCCCTCCTTCTCTCTGTTCTATATTCAACTCCAAATGTAAACTTAtggaatttttttcttcttatggCATGAGGAGGAATGATACGTTGTTTGTAAGTATATATGTtacagagaaagagacagagagatagaCATGAAGAGAGACGACCCTTTGAAAGCTAAGCCTTGGGGCTGAGAACTCTCTGAAGAGCTGGAATCAGACATGCACAATCAGTTCCCCTCTTCAAATCTCCTTTACAGGCCTATCTACTTGAACAGGCTTCTCTTAATTACTTTCTCTATCACTTAGCGAGCTGTGCCTGGGACTAGGAGCAGTGTCTTGCCAGAGACACTTGGCTGGGGTGAacccatatttatatatcttctTTCTCAGAATCCTGTCCCGTACCttttttcccctcctcctcctcctccttttttctctcCTGCTTTCATTCTACACTGCTCTTGTCTCATCATGGCTCTCCcaatcctctctctctccccatctTGTCTCTCTCTTTTCCAAATGTCTCCAGGGCGTCGGTTGCGTCATGTGACTGGTGTGCTTGTGATTACAGCTGTTGGCACCCTACTCATCTGTGAGGAAGAACCCAAAATACCCTGAAAAACAACAGCATGTAAAGAAGTATAAGGTCAGTGAGGAAAGTGAGAACATCCTCTGGAGATCTAAGTGTGAAGACAACCCAGACTGACACTGAAACCCAGAAACCTCCTTGTTCGAGTCCCTTATCCCTTCATCCTCCccactgtccttctgtctgtctgaacCAGTCTCCGGGGCTGGAGGCCAAGCTTTGGATCTCCATTTTTACCCCCTCTCTCTCCTACTCCTGCCTGTCAACGTTGGCTCACTCCCTTCACTCTGCTCATTTTTCTGTATCCcccttcttcttcattttttttttgtctggcgTCTGGTCCACTAGAGCTGTATTTAATTAGTTTCTGTTGGGTTAATTAGGGGCTAAAGTTAGGGGGTCGGACCAGAACAAAAGCGGGTCAGGCTGGACGGATGCAGGTGCTCCCAAGTGTTTGCCAGATTCCACCGTTCAGATTAAAATGGCTGCAAATTGTCTGGAGTATTGGAGAGAGAGAGCCACCAGTGAATTGCAGGGGAGGGGTTTTCACCACATATGGGATGGCAGCTCCTTACGCCCATGCTGGCATCAATTGTTCTCCACTTTGATTCACTGTGTCTTATGCAGGAAATTTCAACACTTCTCTACATTGTCCACAAGAAACCACCTCCTGTTCACATGATTTAGAACAATCTTTCATGGCTTTTCCCTCTCATATTACACTGGCACACATCAGACAGAGCTGATCTAATGTATGGTGTGTGCGAGCGATgcctttgccagtttgtttcgCTGGTGCCATACAAGGTACTGTGTGGTATGCCCTCATTCATATTGCTTCCAGCACTCAGGGCTTTTTTTCATCTACGCATGGCAGCTATACTCTTTCCCTTTGCTTTGTGGATTGGctgtgtagaataaaaatgaaaacatgtgAGGAGGACATCAAATAACCACTCGGAACAAGTGAAGTATACATAAAATGAGCAAATTTGGCTTCTGAAGTGCACATCAGTTGTTGAAATGTAGTGATCATGTAAATGAAACGAATGAAAACACTAGATGTAGGTGTCCAGAGGCACTTGAAGGTAACTTGATTTTATTTCAGGCACACACATGTGCTCTATATCTGTACGTTTGGCTACATAGAAGAAGAAGTAAAGCAGAAAAGAAAGACACTTTGACCTTTTCTTCCATCCTGTGGTGataaggaggagaggagaggagaggagaggagaggagaggagaggagaggagaggagaggagaggagaggagaggagaggagaggagagagggcaTCTCTGGCATGGTTGGAGCCCCTCAGTGTGTGAGGGTCCTGGGGCCCTTTAGACAGGCGCCAGCCCAGCAGGGAGGCAGAGACAATCACGCAGCACCAGATTCAATGCACagagatggagggatggagggagatGGGGAGAGACAGAGGGGAGGTAGTGGGGGGGACAAGACAAAGAGCACAGATGAGAAAAGGTGGAGGACATCACAAGGAGAAGTGAAGGTTCAGGAAGAAATGGAATCTtggagggagggaaaaaaaagacatgagaGGTGCGTTGAAGAGAAATGGAAGGAGCAGATGAAAACTACAGTTAGATCAAGAGGAGGTGAGAGAAAAGGAGTAGAGGAAGAAAGCACAAGCTAGAGAGAGATAGCATATATTCCCTCTGTAACAGTCTTTATCACCAGCCCAGATCGTGGCGTATGAACAGTGATCCAAGTCAACCATCTGCTGAGGCTAGATAAGCCTAGGAGAGCTGGGTATTGAGCTGTCACTCAGGGAGGAgcgcagaaaaagaaagagaggaggggagagagaaACAGAGGAGAAATAAAGACAGAACGGAGGGAGAGAGATCGGTGGggacggagggagggagggagggaaggagagaaAGGTTTGCACAAGGTAGGAAAATTCAAAAGAGAAGATTTAAGAGTATCCGTCACTTATGAAAAAGACTTAACGTCAAATAGACGTCCGGCCCTGTCCTGCCTAATCTTGAAATAATCCTTGAGTTAATGGGAAGAACAATAAAAAGAGACTATTTATTGGTTTATATTTTCTGTCAACCTACTTATTTCACACAGCGATGGACAGACACACTCACTCACATCATCTCGGCTGATCACGCTAATGGTGACAAGACGctgtttgttgttttcctttCATGTATAGTCACACATGTCATCGCGACCAGTTAACATAACCACCAAATCAAGCTGTTTACTCTCTTTCACTTTATGGAAATATTTTCCAAAGTAGAAAACACACTCAGGGTTTGATAGCAGGAAAGTGTCTGTGTGGACGGGTTGTCTCCCCACTAGTCAATTAGACACCTCCACTGGTGGGCAGGATCCCCAGAGTGGAAGTTACTTGATTAAGCCCATGCGCAGGTGATTAAGTTAAATCCCACTTAAACATACCCTCTTAAACCACTCACTGCATAACTATGAATGACAATATTCTCCTGCATTTGTATCTATAAAGGGACAGTTAGAAAAAGTATTAATTTCACACATCAGGTCATTTTGTCTGCTGATTTGGCTTAAGTTATACCTCCAATCCCAGCTCTACATGCATAGATCTGTG
It contains:
- the naa30 gene encoding N-alpha-acetyltransferase 30 → MATVPPGPSSALPASPAEIPPFPGAGSAEPAGRDGELACHRGDCVSAGTGKKSLPITEVKGSVKKKQENMLARASPAALHLKMQAREQQQLNGLASPTEDDDSHQHTGNRPDNPRPSVDNCDSGSNEGTPAVRNNSEHCQHEGHSPFSKNGSHSPLVNNSMNGMPGFTRTEEAHSHPGDEGKEEFDHMEPLTPPSDEAPDAAGPAGEESPADTQQPPAAELARLDLGSSAVRAEEESHGIRYVRYESELQMPWIMRLITKDLSEPYSIYTYRYFIHNWPQLCFLAMVEQECVGAIVCKLDMHKKMFRRGYIAMLAVDSKHRRKSIGTNLVKKAIYAMVEGDCDEVVLETEITNKSALKLYENLGFVRDKRLFRYYLNGVDALRLKLWLR